A portion of the Betta splendens chromosome 2, fBetSpl5.4, whole genome shotgun sequence genome contains these proteins:
- the ank2b gene encoding ankyrin-2b isoform X20 yields MGNTAMCKVCGSDKGLRTVGSLSDLDHNALPDYYCVDHFPLQPPLIVSDSNTSFLRAARAGNIDKVLEYLKGGVDISTCNQNGLNALHLAAKEGHMDLVQELLDRGAAVDSATKKGNTALHISSLAGQAEVVKTLVKRGADINAQSQNGFTPLYMAAQENHLDVVRYLLENGGNQSTATEDGFTPLAIALQQGHNQVVSVLLENDTKGKVRLPALHIAARKDDTKSAALLLQNDHNADVQSKMMVNRTTESGFTPLHIAAHYGNVNVATLLLNRGAAVDFTARNGITPLHVASKRGNTNMVCLLLDRGSQIDAKTRDGLTPLHCAARSGHDTAVELLLERGAPLLARTKNGLSPLHMAAQGDHVECVKHLLQHKAPVDDVTLDYLTALHVAAHCGHYRVTKLLLDKRANPNARALNGFTPLHIACKKNRVKVMELLVKYGASIQAITESGLTPIHVAAFMGHLNIVLLLLQNGASPDVSNIRGETALHMAARAGQVEVVRCLLRNGAMVDARAREDQTPLHIASRLGKTEIVQLLLQHMAHPDAATTNGYTPLHISAREGQVETASVLLEAGASHSLATKKGFTPLHVASKYGSLDVAKLLLQRHAPPDSAGKNGLTPLHVAAHYDNQKVALLLLDKGASSHAMAKNGYTPLHIAAKKNQMEIATVLLQYGAETNILTKQGVTPLHLASQEGHADMAALLMSKGAQVNIPTKSGLTALHLAAQEDKVAVAEILARNGANLDQQTKLGYTPLIVACHYGNAKMVNFLLQNGANVNAKTKNGYTPLHQAAQQGNTHIINVLLQYGAKPNAITVNGNTALGIARRLGYISVVDTLRVVTEEIITTTTTVTEKHKLNVPETMTEVLDVSDEEGCQFTVGTTASQSNHSEDTMTGDGGEYLRAEDLRELGDDSLPGQYLDGMNYLRFSLEAGRTDSSDRSFTPTHHSYYSPKHEGLMEELLTSHQVSSLTRENERDSYRLSWGTENLDNVALSSSPIHSGHSSPCHDHGDHSSFLVSFMVDARGGAMRGCRHNGLRIIIPPRKCSAPTRVTCRLVKRHRLATMPPMVEGEGLASRLIEVGPSGAQFLGKLHLPSAPPPLNEGESLVSRILQLGPPGTKFLGPVIVEIPHFAALRGNERELVILRSETGESWKEHHCEHTQEELNQILNGMDEELDTPEELERKRICRIITRDFPQYFAVVSRIKQDSNLIGPEGGILSSTVVPQVQAVFPEGALTKRIRVGLQAQPVGVDVVRKILGNKATFSPIVTLEPRRRKFHKPITMTIPVPKSNSDPVLNGFGGDTPTLRLLCSITGGTTPAQWEDITGTTPLTFINDCVSFTTNVSARFWLIDCRQVQESVNFSTQVYREIICVPYMAKFVIFAKTHDPIEARLRCFCMTDDKIDKTLEQQENFTEVARSRDVEVLEGKPIYADCFGNLVPLTKSGQHHLFSFFAFKENRLALFIKIRDNTQEPCGRLSFMKEPRNYRSLTQNAICNLNITLPSYCKESDSDQEQEEETSRTRDKYEETETSVLKSELIREPDLLSDVSEMKQDLIKMSAILTADSTEKSPSLGGCGVEKGTEEVSGEPLEIMEKDLEKVKQDLEKVSKILRSGTYEGEAAEEAAKAARVAEEWVLLSDTEIEEAKEMAALEIQEPVLRESRANRGAPRPKAIKDSGDLKEYLLDAPVSSKTKAKKEPVTQERFTDVVLRKSGKPTTPTKVHDKTTAGDIKKPVRKKGKDQGQTEELTEAGALLSVPKAPAPKSPVSPVVEETPIGSIKDKVKALQQKVEAEQRSKKVTGSKPSQLPVMSKSSSKAKESPKSKQGPPKSPKADSEKLEETMSVKELMQAFQTGQDPSKRKSGLFELKTTKTKSETETIQSKSMTKALTSRVSQEKEVSLDSKPQKKETTGQDRGKDTKAVPTTESELTETVDFGNGGLDDSSDSLKHEGAAESLSASSGNGTPHLSSEDSDKHEGLATPGTSPESLCLSPKTGQQISMAGSVKTEHKDTDKSGDSALGATGNQLSTELSPPVSSSNSADDHITSLHEGSHNKEAKKTTTASVTSEGPHSVSDQHLSKAKPEAAQQQRVQSVKDDKDSSDKKSSITSSTENRTDEQKEESLRKSKENRDNNGQALGQQSGLIKPSSNVTDEVKGDHREHPAAPEAGLGATVTPGQKQEMFKPEVCVYDDAEEDDEAPVVPRTESKGVTAKVDSDSWPAMREDDATFAARVKEEEQKILNLVVDRQSLQATPDTTPGRTPTEDSTPTSEPNPFLFQEGKLFEMTRSGAIDMTKRSYEEEGGGFAFFQIGEQPLEEPLLEDDRQEGRGSAAESEVGLNLTLQVKTEEAENLTQTTALQCQSPADSDQLTSKADASKSKIPKMGISASGKPTKKDKTSPEDTETKKDADLNEGFLDLDKGSPDQMITNVQTAESTVTRSVYSEQGQESSDSSPEEPQSVIEAPKASGKSKQSASSGVKKTPVKTKAKSAPHGRGKSTTPSQSHSTSSSTALKKESSFTSDSKSRIPVKASAVKPDSTAKRAESTQEKKLRVPVKKDTRRKSETDIGPSVDVKTKTPSSKAKSFCQEESTRPKKEQGRPLSAESAKSKGFQSRLPVRGKSGQSSQTSTPTKEKSNVPKEPFEFFEEISDEAAKLVARLAQAQAEAEKQQEAAIHSDDESSLVDSSLIERETFPEMQFPPSGDIFPIRPLWDDPVETQMQRIPDDKVQSQVDPQDEAERKEQRLAIIADHLGFSWTELARELNFSEERINLIRIENPNSLQDQSHALLNLWAEQEGKDTAESTLIKRLTKINRMDIVHLIETKIMKSTQDETSSHTYAEIEQTIALDHSEGFSALHEDMDSPSTGRRTEAARSSPGSGREVPVVSAEDLSSSLSSLHEAPGRSEADSTATGFLRNAQKEKLQKQMETTYTSQRIYEEVMDPVHTGSYKQEVAAELGMLSSDSSEDEVVTTRVVRRRVIIQADNLPDIPPQTVTEEKFIDEQGNMVVKKITRKVIRKYVSADGMETQEVTVEGSHQETVQIEEGDSVSRVVRRTVLHSEGDQQELTFSEPLALAGATASAFEVEPVQGRKVSKVVKTTVVRGERMEKQTGDPSLAADLPSAREDFEKALSYAGGFGKVLLPHVVEREIVQEDGSVLKRSRMRKSRTQKRTVVRDAQGKQVHLERLDDTPDALQPDALQQHLHRLLQRYCEDEHPEEEEDEEDEEKS; encoded by the exons ATGGGCAACACGGCTATGTGCAAGGTGTGTGGCTCAGACAAGGGCCTCAGGACGGTCGGGAGCCTCTCTGACCTGGACCACAATGCTTTGCCCGACTACTACTGTGTGGATCATTTCCCCCTGCAGCCCCCACTGATTGTG TCGGACAGCAACACTAGTTTCCTGCGAGCAGCCAGGGCGGGGAACATTGATAAAGTTTTGGAATATCTAAAAGGAGGAGTTGACATCAGCACCTGCAACCAG AATGGGCTCAATGCGCTACACCTGGCAGCCAAGGAGGGCCACATGGACCtggtccaggagctgctggacagaggagcgGCGGTGGATTCAGCCACAAAG AAAGGAAACACGGCTCTCCACATATCCTCTCTAGCTGGACAGGCTGAAGTGGTGAAGACCTTGGTCAAACGAGGAGCTGACATCAACGCTCAGTCTCAG AATGGATTCACTCCTCTGTACATGGCTGCGCAGGAGAATCACCTGGATGTGGTGCGGTACCTCCTTGAAAACGGAGGCAACCAGAGCACTGCTACAGAG GATGGCTTCACGCCTCTGGCCATCGCCCTCCAGCAGGGCCACAATCAAGTGGTTTCTGTCCTCCTGGAGAACGATACCAAAGGCAAGGTCCGCCTGCCCGCCTTGCACATCGCTGCACGCAAGGACGACACCAAGTCGGCTGCGCTGCTCCTGCAGAACGACCACAACGCTGACGTCCAGTCGAAG ATGATGGTCAATAGGACTACTGAG AGTGGATTCACCCCTCTGCATATCGCCGCCCACTACGGCAACGTCAACGTGGCCACACTCCTGCTGAACCGGGGGGCAGCGGTCGACTTCACCGCGAGG AACGGGATCACCCCCCTACATGTGGCCTCCAAGCGTGGAAACACTAACATGGTTTGCCTGTTACTGGACCGTGGCTCCCAGATTGACGCTAAAACAAGG GATGGCCTCACTCCGCTCCACTGTGCAGCCCGGAGTGGTCATGATacagctgtggagctgctgctggagcgagGAGCGCCCCTACTGGCCAGAACAAAG AACGGGCTGTCTCCTCTCCACATGGCGGCACAAGGTGATCATGTTGAATGTGTGaaacacctgctgcagcacaaggcccCGGTCGATGACGTCACGTTGGACTACTTGACAGCACTGCATGTGGCAGCGCACTGTGGTCACTACAGAGTCACCAAACTGCTGCTGGACAAGAGGGCCAACCCCAACGCCAGGGCGCTG AACGGCTTCACTCCGCTGCACATTGCCTGTAAGAAAAACCGTGTGAaagtgatggagctgctggtcaAATATGGAGCCTCCATCCAGGCCATCACAGAG TCTGGTTTGACTCCCATCCACGTAGCAGCCTTCATGGGTCATCTGAACATtgtcttgctgctgctgcaaaatgGGGCTTCGCCTGATGTCAGCAACATT CGTGGGGAGACAGCCCTGCACATGGCCGCCAGGGCAGGACAGGTGGAGGTGGTCCGATGTCTGCTGAGGAATGGAGCCATGGTGGATGCACGGGCGCGG GAGGACCAGACTCCCCTGCACATCGCCTCTCGTCTGGGAAAAACCGAGATTGTCCAGTTGCTTCTGCAGCACATGGCCCATCCCGATGCGGCCACAACCAACGGCTACACCCCGCTACACATATCGGCCAGGGAGGGGCAGGTGGAGACGGCCTcggtgctgctggaggccggCGCTTCACACTCATTGGCCACCAAG AAAGGTTTTACTCCCCTGCACGTGGCCTCTAAGTACGGAAGCCTGGACGTGGCCAAGCTTTTGCTGCAGCGGCACGCTCCTCCTGACTCTGCTGGGAAG AACGGCCTCACCCCGCTCCATGTTGCAGCGCATTACGATAACCAGAAGGTGGCGCTCTTGCTTTTGGACAAAGGAGCGTCCTCCCACGCCATGGCCAAG AACGGGTACACGCCTCTTCACATCGCAGCCAAGAAGAACCAGATGGAAATAGCCACGGTTCTGCTACAGTACGGAGCCGAGACCAACATCCTGACGAAGCAGGGCGTCACGCCGCTCCACCTGGCTTCGCAGGAGGGCCACGCTGACATGGCTGCTCTGCTCATGAGCAAGGGAGCTCAGGTCAACATCCCCACCAAG AGCGGCCTGACTGCCCTCCATCTGGCAGCGCAGGAGGACAAAGTGGCCGTCGCAGAGATCCTGGCCAGAAACGGAGCCAACCTGGACCAGCAGACCAAA TTGGGCTACACTCCTCTTATTGTAGCTTGTCACTATGGAAACGCAAAAATGGTCAACTTCCTGCTGCAGAACGGAGCCAACGTCAACGCCAAGACCAAG aACGGATACACTCCCCTTCACCAGGCGGCCCAGCAGGGCAACACGCACATCATCAACGTGCTGCTGCAGTACGGTGCCAAGCCCAACGCCATCACTGTG AATGGAAACACCGCTCTGGGGATTGCTCGGCGGCTCGGCTACATTTCTGTGGTGGACACGCTGAGGGTCGTCACGGAGGAGATCATCACCACCACAACA ACGgtgacagagaaacacaagctGAACGTTCCAGAGACCATGACCGAAGTGCTGGATGTCTCTGATGAAGAGG GTTGCCAGTTTACTGTTGGCACCACAGCGTCTCAGTCTAACCACA GTGAGGACACGATGACCGGTGATGGAGGGGAGTATCTGAGGGCCGAGGACCTGAGGGAGCTGGGAGACGACTCCCTGCCAGGACAGTACTTGGATGGGATGAACTACCTCCGCTTCAGCCTGGAGGCGGGACGCACGGACAG ttcgGACAGGTCCTTCACACCCACCCATCACAGTTACTACTCCCCTAAACATGAAGGCttgatggaggagctgctcaccAGTCATCAG GTTTCGTCGCTTACCAGGGAGAATGAGAGGGATTCATACAGACTGAGCTGGGGAACAGAAAACCTGGACAACGTGGCTTTGTCCTCCAGCCCCATCCACTCTGG CCATTCCTCTCCGTGCCACGATCATGGAGACCACAGCAG CTTTCTGGTCAGCTTCATGGTGGACGCCAGAGGCGGGGCCATGCGCGGTTGCCGGCACAACGGCCTGCGCATCATCATCCCCCCCAGGAAGTGCAGCGCCCCCACACGCGTGACCTGCCGGCTGGTGAAGAGGCACCGTCTGGCCACCATGCCCCCCATGGTTGAGGGCGAGGGCTTGGCCAGCAGGCTCATTGAGGTCGGGCCGTCAGGAGCCCAGTTCCTCGG TAAACTGCACCTCCCCAGTGCCCCTCCGCCTCTTAATGAGGGAGAGAGTTTGGTTAGCAGAATCCTCCAGCTCGGCCCACCGGGAACAAAATTCCTTGG tccTGTCATTGTAGAAATCCCCCATTTCGCTGCCCTGCGGGGGAATGAGAGGGAGCTGGTGATCCTGAGGAGTGAGACGGGGGAAAGCTGGAAGGAGCACCACTGTGAACACACCCAGGAGGAACTCAACCAGATACTCAATGGCATGGATGAGG AGCTGGACACgcccgaggagctggagaggaagcgCATTTGCCGCATCATCACTAGAGATTTTCCACAGTACTTTGCAGTGGTGTCGCGCATCAAGCAGGACAGTAATCTGATTGGCCCAGAGGGAGGCATTCTGAGCAGCACAGTTGTGCCCCAAGTGcaggcagtgtttcctgagggggCCCTCACCAAGAGAATCAGGGTCGGGCTGCAG GCTCAGCCAGTGGGAGTAGATGTAGTGAGAAAGATCCTGGGAAACAAGGCCACCTTCAGCCCCATCGTCACCTTGGAGCCTCGCAGGAGGAAGTTCCATAAACCCATCACCATGACCATCCCTGTCCCCAAGAGCAACTCTGACCCAGTCCTCAACGGCTTCGGAGGGGACACCCCCACCTTACGGCTGCTCTGTAGTATAACTG gtggaacAACTCCAGCCCAGTGGGAGGACATAACTGGAACAACTCCGTTAACGTTTATCAATGACTGTGTTTCCTTTACCACCAATGTGTCCGCTAG GTTTTGGCTCATAGACTGTCGTCAGGTTCAGGAGTCGGTCAACTTCTCCACTCAGGTGTATCGGGAGATCATCTGTGTCCCTTACATGGCCAAGTTCGTCATCTTTGCCAAGACCCACGACCCCATCGAGGCCCGACTGCGCTGCTTCTGCATGACCGATGACAAGATCGACAAaacgctggagcagcaggagaattTCACCGAGGTGGCCCGAAGCCGAGACGTGGAG GTCCTGGAAGGCAAACCTATCTATGCAGACTGCTTTGGAAACCTGGTTCCTCTCACTAAGAGCGGCCAGCATCACCTCTTCAGCTTCTTTGCCTTTAAGGAGAACAGACTCGCCCTCTTCATCAAA ATCAGAGACAACACTCAGGAGCCTTGTGGTCGTCTGTCCTTCATGAAAGAACCCAGGAACTACCGATCGCTTACCCAGAATGCCATATGCAACCTCAACATCACCCTCCCGTCGTACtgcaag GAGTCCGATTCAGACCAGGAACAAGAGGAAGAG ACCAGCAGAACACGAGATAAAT ATGAAGAGACGGAGACATCAGTCCTGAAATCAGAGCTGATTCGAGAGCCAGACCTGCTATCCGACGTGTCAGAGATGAAGCAAGATTTGATTAAAATGAGTGCCATCTTGACTGCAGACTCCACAGAGAAATCCCCTTCCTTAGGAGGGTGTGGCGTAGAGAAAGGGACTGAGGAAGTATCTGGAGAACCATTAGAAATAATGGAGAAGGACTTAGAGAAAGTCAAACAGGACCTAGAGAAAGTCAGTAAGATACTGAGAAGTGGAACATATGAGGGCGAGGCAGCGGAAGAGGCAGCAAAAGCAGCTAGAGTGGCTGAGGAGTGGGTTCTCCTCTCAGACACTGAGATAGAAGAGGCCAAAGAGATGGCTGCCTTAGAAATTCAAGAGCCTGTCTTACGGGAAAGTAGAGCCAACAGAGGGGCTCCAAGACCCAAAGCCATAAAGGACAGTGGGGATCTTAAGGAATATTTGCTGGATGCACCAGTAAGCTCcaagacaaaagcaaaaaaagagcCAGTCACCCAAGAAAGATTTACTGATGTTGTTCTACGCAAAAGTGGGAAGCCAACCACTCCAACCAAAGTACATGACAAAACCACGGCTGGTGACATTAAAAAGCCAGTCAGAAAGAAGGGGAAAGACCAAGGGCAGACAGAGGAACTGACAGAGGCGGGTGCTCTTCTAAGTGTGCCTAAAGCCCCTGCCCCAAAGTCACCTGTATCCCCAGTGGTTGAAGAAACTCCCATTGGATCTATAAAGGACAAAGTCAAAGCCTTACAACAAAAAGTAGAGGCAGAACAAAGAAGCAAAAAGGTCACTGGAAGCAAGCCGTCACAATTGCCTGTTATGAGTAAATCCTCTTCAAAAGCCAAAGAAAGCCCTAAATCAAAACAGGGCCCTCCTAAATCCCCCAAAGCTGATTCAGAAAAGCTTGAGGAGACAATGTCAGTTAAAGAGCTGATGCAAGCTTTCCAAACAGGGCAAGACCCCTCAAAGAGAAAGTCTGGGCTATTTGAGCTcaaaactacaaagacaaaatCAGAAACCGAAACCATCCAATCAAAATCAATGACCAAAGCACTAACCTCACGTGTTTCCCAAGAGAAAGAAGTATCTTTGGATTCCAAACCACAGAAGAAAGAGACTACTGGGCAAGACAGAGGGAAAGACACCAAGGCAGTTCCTACCACAGAGTCAGAGCTAACAGAAACTGTAGACTTTGGAAATGGTGGCCTTGATGATAGCTCTGACAGCTTAAAGCACGAGGGTGCAGCTGAATCACTAAGTGCCAGTTCTGGAAATGGAACACCTCATCTGAGCTCTGAGGACAGTGATAAACATGAGGGTCTAGCCACCCCAGGCACAAGTCCTGAAAGTCTTTGTCTTTCACCTAAAACTGGACAACAGATCAGTATGGCTGGTTCAGTCAAAACAGAACATAAAGATACAGACAAGTCTGGAGACTCTGCTCTAGGGGCCACTGGTAACCAACTGTCAACAGAGTTGAGCCCACCTGTGTCTTCCAGCAACTCTGCAGATGACCACATTACAA GTTTGCATGAAGGATCCCACAACAAAGAGgccaagaaaacaacaacagccagTGTCACTTCAGAGGGACCTCATTCTGTCTCAGACCAGCATCTTTCAAAAGCCAAACCAGAAGCTGCACAGCAACAAAGAGTCCAATCTGTAAAAGATGATAAAGACAGTAGTGACAAAAAGTCTTCCATAACATCAAGCACTGAAAACAGGACAGATGAACAAAAGGAGGAGAGTTTAAGGAAGTCAAAGGAAAATAGAGATAATAATGGTCAAGCATTAGGTCAGCAAAGTGGTCTAATAAAACCAAGTAGCAATGTAACAGATGAAGTGAAAGGAGATCACAGGGAGCATCCAGCTGCACCAGAGGCTGGACTTGGTGCCACTGTTACCCCAGGACAAAAGCAAGAAATGTTTAAACCAGAGGTCTGTGTCTATGATGATGCAGAAGAGGATGATGAGGCCCCAGTAGTTCCCAGAACAGAGTCCAAAGGTGTCACTGCTAAGGTAGACAGTGACTCTTGGCCGGCCATGCGGGAGGACGATGCCACCTTTGCAGCTCGCGTcaaggaggaagagcagaagaTATTAAATCTGGTGGTGGATCGTCAGTCTCTGCAAGCAACTCCAGACACAACGCCTGGTAGAACACCAACAGAAGACAGCACTCCCACCAGTGAACCCAACCCTTTTCTGTTCCAAGAAGGAAAGCTCTTTGAGATGACACGAAGCGGCGCTATTGATATGACTAAGAGGAGctatgaggaggaggggggtggttTTGCCTTTTTCCAGATAGGTGAACAGCCTTTAGAGGAGCCTCTTTTAGAAGATGACAGACAAGAAGGTAGGGGATCAGCAGCAGAATCAGAGGTTGGCCTCAATCTAACGCTACAGGTGAAAACAGAGGAAGCTGAGAATTtaacacaaaccacagctttACAATGTCAGTCCCCAGCTGATAGTGATCAGCTGACGTCTAAAGCTGATGCCTCTAAATCTAAAATTCCTAAAATGGGCATTTCAGCTTCAGGCAAACCTACAAAAAAAGATAAGACATCCCCTGAGGACACTGAAACTAAAAAAGATGCAGATTTAAATGAGGGATTTTTAGATTTAGACAAAGGTTCCCCTGACCAAATGATAACAAATGTACAGACAGCAGAATCTACAGTCACTAGATCTGTGTACTCTGAACAAGGCCAAGAATCCTCTGATTCCTCTCCTGAGGAACCACAGTCAGTGATAGAAGCCCCCAAAGCATCAGGCAAGTCTAAGCAAAGTGCTTCAAGTGGAGTTAAAAAGACCCCAGTCAAAACCAAAGCGAAGTCTGCCCCTCACGGTCGGGGTAAATCCACAACTCCCTCACAATCTCATTCAACATCCTCATCAACCGCTCTTAAAAAAGAATCTTCTTTTACTTCCGACTCAAAATCTAGAATCCCTGTCAAGGCTAGCGCTGTCAAGCCTGACTCCACTGCCAAACGCGCTGAATCTACCCAAGAGAAAAAGCTTAGAGTTCCTGTGAAAAAGGACACAAGGAGAAAATCTGAGACAGACATAGGTCCCTCTGTGGATGTCAAAACCAAGACCCCCTCTTCCAAAGCCAAGAGCTTTTGTCAGGAAGAGTCTACCAGACCTAAAAAAGAACAGGGTCGCCCCTTGAGTGCCGAGTCAGCAAAATCTAAAGGCTTCCAGTCCAGATTGCCAGTCCGGGGTAAAAGTGGTCAGTCATCTCAGACGTCAACACCCACTAAAGAGAAAAGTAACGTGCCCAAAGAGCCCTTTGAATTCTTTGAAGAGATAAGCGATGAAGCAGCAAAACTTGTGGCAAGGTTGGCACAGGcgcaggcagaggcagagaaacaacagGAGGCCGCCATCCACTCAGACGATGAGAGCAGTCTCGTTGATTCGTCACTTATAGAAAGAGAAACTTTCCCTGAGATGCAGTTCCCTCCCTCAGGAGACATCTTTCCCATTAGACCACTGTGGGATGACCCTGTTGAGACACAGATGCAGCGAATCCCAGATGATAAAGTCCAAAGTCAAG TAGATCCACAGGatgaagcagagagaaaagagcaaCGGTTGGCCATTATAGCCGACCACCTGGGCTTCAGCTGGACAG AGCTGGCTAGAGAACTGAACTTCAGTGAAGAAAGGATTAACCTGATACGGATAGAAAACCCTAACTCGCTTCAGGATCAAAGTCATGCCCTGCTGAACCTCTGGGCAGAGCAGGAGGGAAAGGACACCGCAG AATCAACTCTGATCAAAAGACTGACGAAGATCAACCGAATGGACATCGTTCATCTAATAGAAACAAAGATAATGAAGTCCACTCAGGACGAGACGTCATCACACACCTATGCAGAAATCGAACAGACTATAGCACTCGACCATAGTGAAG GGTTTTCTGCTCTTCATGAAGACATGGACAGCCCCAGTACGGGCAGGCGCACCGAGGCTGCACGTAGCAGTCCAGGCTCGGGGCGCGAGGTGCCCGTGGTGTCCGCCGAGGACCTGTCCTCCAGTTTGTCGTCACTTCATGAGGCACCAGGACGATCGGAGGCAGACTCCACAGCGACAGGGTTCCTTAGAAATGCCCAGAAAGAGAAGCTGCAAAAGCAGATGGAGACAACATA CACATCGCAAAGAATATACGAGGAAGTGATGGACCCTGTGCACACTGGCAGTTATAAACAA